From Abyssibius alkaniclasticus:
GCCCGCGCCAAGCGCCAGCATACTGGCCGCCACCAGCGGCAGAAATTTCTGAAACATCACGTCCTCCTGTCAGGTGCGGGCGGGCCCGCTGTTATCGTCAAGGGTCTCGCCCGCCAGCAGATGCGCCAGGCTCAGCCCCATGACTTTGGCCGAGTCGATCATATCATCAACCCCGACATATTCATCGGGCTGATGCGCAAGGTCGAGGATTCCCGGCCCGTAGGCAATACAGTTTTTCATGCGGCCAATCCGGTCAATATGCTTTTGATCATAGGTGCCGGGGGAGACAACGTAATCGGGCGCACGCCCCAGAACCGCGCCAATCGCGCTGGCCACCGAGGTGACAACCGGCGCCTTCTGGTCGGTCATGGAGGGCAGAACATGGTGCATTTCGCGCAGATCATAGCGGAAATTTGGGCGGGTCTTGCGCAAATTTTCGAGCAGGTCGCGAATTTCACCCTCTACATCGGCCAGATTCTCCTCCATCAGGAAACGCCGGTCCAGCACCATGCGCGCGGAATCCGGCACGCAGGGGCTGGGCAGGCCGGTGAAATCGGCCGCACCCTCGCTTTGCCCGCCATGCAGCGAGTTGATGTTGAGCGTGGACTGGCGCGCCCCTTCGGGCACCACCGGCATTTCGGTCTGGCGCGCGGCCAAGGCGGGGTAAAGGCTGGCTTCCATTTCGGCAATGACCGCGCCCATATGGCGCACGGCGCAATCACCCAGAAACGGCATGGAGCCGTGGGCGATGCGGCCATGCGTTTCCAGCGCGCCCCACCACACACCGCGATGGCCAAGGCAGATCCGGTCTTTGTTGAGCGGTTCGGGGATGATGACATGCTGCACGCGTTCGGGGCTGAAATAGCCGCGTTCCGCCAGCCAGGCAACACCGCCATAGCCGCCCGATTCCTCGTCCCCCGTGCCGGAAATTTCGATCGCGCCCTCAAAATCCGGCCAGACCTCGATGAAGGTTTCAGCGGCGATGATGCTGGCGGCAAGCCCGCCTTTCATATCGCAAGCACCGCGCCCGTAGACCTTGCCATCGATCAGCGCACCGCCGAACGGGTCCAGGCTCCAGCCCTGGCCGACATCGACCACGTCGATATGGCTGTTGAAATGCACACAGGCACCGGGCCTGGCCCCGTCGCGCCGCGCAATGATGTTCCAGCGCGGGTAACGTTCAGAATCGCCCGGCGTGCCGATGGCGCGCAAAAGCTCGGTCTCAAAGCCGCTTGCCTTCAGCCGCCTGTCCAGAAACGCGCAGATATCGCGGTAATTCTCGCCCGGCGGGTTGAGCGTGGGAATGCGGATCAGATCGCCCGTCAGGGCAACAAGCTCGTCGCGCTTGGCACAGATGCGGGACAGAAATTCGGCTTGCTTGTTCA
This genomic window contains:
- a CDS encoding acetylornithine deacetylase/succinyl-diaminopimelate desuccinylase family protein yields the protein MNKQAEFLSRICAKRDELVALTGDLIRIPTLNPPGENYRDICAFLDRRLKASGFETELLRAIGTPGDSERYPRWNIIARRDGARPGACVHFNSHIDVVDVGQGWSLDPFGGALIDGKVYGRGACDMKGGLAASIIAAETFIEVWPDFEGAIEISGTGDEESGGYGGVAWLAERGYFSPERVQHVIIPEPLNKDRICLGHRGVWWGALETHGRIAHGSMPFLGDCAVRHMGAVIAEMEASLYPALAARQTEMPVVPEGARQSTLNINSLHGGQSEGAADFTGLPSPCVPDSARMVLDRRFLMEENLADVEGEIRDLLENLRKTRPNFRYDLREMHHVLPSMTDQKAPVVTSVASAIGAVLGRAPDYVVSPGTYDQKHIDRIGRMKNCIAYGPGILDLAHQPDEYVGVDDMIDSAKVMGLSLAHLLAGETLDDNSGPART